The following proteins come from a genomic window of Mycobacterium sp. DL:
- the treZ gene encoding malto-oligosyltrehalose trehalohydrolase, which translates to MPEHEFAVWAPRPDRVRLDVGGHLHQMTRGEDGWWRAVVDAAPDARYGFVVDDNPKVLPDPRSARQPDGVHERSQLWRPTDDAWSDGDWRGRSIEGGVIYELHTGTFTAEGTFDAAIGKLDYLVDLGVDFVEVMPVNAFGGTHGWGYDGVLWYAVHETYGGPDGLIRLIDACHARGLGVLIDAVFNHLGPSGNYLPEFGPYMSAGSNPWGESINIADADADEVRRYILDCALRWMRDFHADGLRLDAVHALVDTTAYPILEELSAETDSLATKVGRPLSLVAESDMNDPKLITPRDRGGLGMTAQWDDDIHHAIHSAVSGERQGYYGDFGSLETLAQTLQHGYFHAGTYSSFRRRRHGRALDTATIPATRLLAYTLTHDQVGNRAIGDRPSQNLTTGQLAIKAALVLGSPYTAMLFMGEEWASSSPFQFFSSHPEPELARATAEGRKNEFAEHGWDADEIPDPQDPATFHRSKLNWDEIGDGDHARLHAFYRALIALRRDEPELADPWLDHLRVEFDDHRRWFVMHRGAVSVVCNLGEQPVEVPVTGEVVLAWDEPQTVGDTTRLAGHSVALLRAAN; encoded by the coding sequence ATGCCTGAGCACGAATTCGCGGTGTGGGCGCCGCGGCCCGATCGTGTCCGGCTCGACGTCGGCGGTCACCTGCACCAGATGACCCGCGGCGAGGACGGATGGTGGCGGGCTGTCGTTGATGCCGCCCCGGATGCCCGTTATGGATTCGTCGTCGATGACAACCCCAAGGTGCTGCCGGACCCGCGCTCCGCGCGACAGCCCGATGGTGTGCACGAACGGTCCCAGTTGTGGCGTCCGACCGACGATGCGTGGTCCGACGGTGACTGGCGCGGGCGCTCCATCGAGGGCGGCGTCATCTACGAACTGCACACCGGAACGTTCACCGCCGAAGGCACATTCGACGCGGCGATCGGTAAGCTCGACTATCTGGTCGACCTCGGGGTCGACTTCGTCGAGGTGATGCCGGTGAACGCATTCGGCGGCACCCACGGGTGGGGTTACGACGGCGTGCTCTGGTACGCCGTGCACGAAACCTACGGCGGACCCGACGGGCTCATCCGGCTGATCGACGCGTGCCACGCCCGGGGTCTCGGCGTGCTGATCGACGCGGTGTTCAACCACCTCGGCCCGTCGGGCAACTATCTGCCCGAGTTCGGGCCGTATATGTCCGCGGGGAGCAACCCGTGGGGCGAGTCGATCAACATCGCCGACGCCGACGCCGACGAGGTGCGCCGCTACATCCTGGACTGCGCGCTGCGGTGGATGCGTGACTTCCACGCCGACGGCTTGCGACTCGACGCCGTTCACGCCCTGGTCGACACCACGGCCTATCCCATCCTCGAGGAGCTCTCCGCCGAAACCGATTCTCTGGCAACAAAAGTCGGCCGACCCCTGTCCCTGGTCGCGGAGAGCGACATGAACGACCCGAAGCTGATCACCCCACGCGATCGCGGCGGCCTCGGCATGACCGCGCAGTGGGACGACGATATCCACCACGCGATCCACTCGGCCGTGTCCGGCGAACGCCAGGGCTACTACGGCGATTTCGGGTCGCTGGAGACGTTGGCTCAGACGTTGCAGCACGGGTACTTCCACGCGGGCACCTATTCGTCGTTCCGACGCCGACGGCACGGAAGAGCACTGGACACCGCCACGATCCCGGCAACCCGTCTGTTGGCGTACACGCTGACCCACGACCAGGTCGGCAACCGGGCGATCGGTGACCGGCCCTCGCAGAACCTGACCACCGGCCAGCTCGCGATCAAAGCGGCCCTCGTCCTGGGCTCTCCGTACACGGCGATGCTCTTCATGGGCGAGGAATGGGCGTCGTCGTCGCCGTTCCAGTTCTTCAGCTCGCACCCCGAACCCGAGTTGGCCAGGGCGACCGCGGAAGGGCGCAAGAACGAGTTCGCCGAACACGGCTGGGATGCCGATGAGATTCCCGACCCGCAGGATCCTGCGACTTTCCACCGGTCGAAGCTGAACTGGGACGAGATCGGCGACGGCGATCACGCGCGACTGCACGCGTTCTACCGGGCGTTGATCGCGCTGCGCCGGGACGAGCCGGAGTTGGCCGATCCGTGGCTGGATCACCTGCGGGTGGAGTTCGACGATCATCGCCGCTGGTTCGTGATGCACCGTGGCGCAGTGTCGGTCGTGTGCAATCTCGGAGAGCAGCCCGTGGAAGTCCCGGTCACCGGGGAAGTTGTGCTGGCCTGGGATGAGCCGCAGACAGTCGGTGATACCACTCGGCTGGCCGGGCATTCTGTCGCACTTCTCCGCGCTGCCAACTAG
- the ilvA gene encoding threonine ammonia-lyase IlvA produces MSAELSDGARIGTAAPLRAADIDEAAGRISDVVSKTPLQLIDRLSEITGARVYLKREDLQAVRSYKLRGAYNLLMQLSPEEKAAGVVCSSAGNHAQGFALACRSMGIHGRVYVPAKTPKQKRNRIRYHGGEFIELIVGGKTYDMAAEAALDDVARTGATLVPPYNDLRTMAGQGTIAVEILEQLGAEPDLVVVPVGGGGCISGVTTYLAERTTTTSVLGVEPAGAAALVAALANGAPVTLDHVDQFVDGAAVARVGALPFAALSAAGDMVSITTVDEGAVCTAMLDLYQNEGIIAEPAGALSVAALLDADIQPGSTVVCLISGGNNDVSRYGEVLERSLVHLGLKHYFLVDFPQEPGALRRFLDEVLGPNDDITLFEYVKRNNRETGEALVGIEMGLASDLEGLVARMQTSECHVELLEPGSPTYRYLT; encoded by the coding sequence GTGTCCGCTGAGCTGAGTGATGGTGCCCGAATCGGTACTGCGGCGCCGTTGCGCGCCGCAGACATCGACGAGGCCGCCGGGCGGATCTCCGACGTGGTGTCCAAGACGCCGCTGCAACTCATCGATCGGCTGTCCGAGATCACCGGTGCACGGGTCTACCTCAAGCGCGAGGATCTGCAGGCGGTGCGCTCGTACAAGCTGCGCGGTGCCTACAACCTGCTGATGCAGCTCAGCCCCGAGGAGAAGGCTGCCGGGGTGGTGTGTTCCTCTGCAGGCAACCATGCCCAGGGGTTCGCGCTGGCGTGCCGGTCGATGGGCATCCACGGACGTGTGTACGTTCCGGCCAAGACGCCGAAGCAGAAGCGCAATCGGATCAGGTATCACGGCGGCGAGTTCATCGAGTTGATCGTCGGCGGCAAGACGTACGACATGGCGGCCGAAGCAGCTCTCGACGACGTCGCGCGCACCGGCGCCACGCTCGTGCCGCCGTACAACGATCTGCGGACGATGGCCGGGCAGGGCACCATCGCGGTGGAGATCCTGGAGCAACTCGGCGCCGAACCCGATCTGGTGGTCGTTCCGGTCGGCGGCGGCGGCTGCATCAGCGGCGTCACCACCTATCTGGCGGAGCGCACCACCACGACGTCGGTGCTCGGTGTCGAGCCCGCCGGGGCCGCCGCGCTGGTGGCCGCTCTGGCCAACGGAGCCCCGGTGACGCTCGACCACGTCGACCAGTTCGTCGACGGCGCCGCGGTCGCACGGGTGGGCGCCCTGCCGTTCGCGGCCCTGTCGGCCGCCGGTGACATGGTGTCGATCACCACCGTCGACGAAGGTGCGGTGTGCACTGCGATGCTCGACCTCTATCAGAACGAGGGCATCATCGCCGAGCCTGCGGGCGCGTTGTCGGTGGCCGCACTGCTCGATGCCGACATCCAGCCCGGATCCACCGTGGTCTGCCTGATCTCGGGTGGCAACAATGATGTCTCCCGCTACGGGGAGGTCCTCGAACGGTCGCTGGTTCATCTGGGGCTGAAGCACTACTTCCTCGTCGACTTCCCGCAGGAACCGGGCGCCTTGCGCCGGTTCCTCGACGAGGTTCTCGGCCCCAACGACGACATCACGCTGTTCGAGTACGTCAAGCGCAACAACCGCGAGACCGGCGAGGCGTTGGTCGGCATCGAGATGGGGTTGGCATCGGATCTGGAGGGGCTGGTCGCACGGATGCAGACCTCCGAATGCCATGTCGAACTCCTCGAGCCGGGCTCGCCCACCTACCGCTATCTGACCTGA
- the glgX gene encoding glycogen debranching protein GlgX: MPPSEPGSVPTVWPGASYPLGATYDGAGTNFSLFSEVADRVELCLIGKDGREHRIDLDEVDGYVWHCYLPTVTPGQRYGFRVHGPWSPSSGHRCDPSKLLLDPYGKSFHGEFDFTQALFSYDLDADDLASGGVPPQVDSLGSTMTSVVINPFFQWGSDRAPRTPYHETVIYEAHVKGMTQVHPGIPQELRGTYAGLAHPAIIDHLKSLNVTAIELMPVHQFLHDHRLLQLDLQNYWGYNTFGFFAPHSQYAANKHAGGAVAEFKTMVRAFHEAGIEVILDVVYNHTAEGNHLGPTINFRGIDNAAYYRLLDGDNRYYKDFTGTGNSLNARHPHTLQLIMDSLRYWVLDMHVDGFRFDLAATLAREFYDVDRLSAFFDLVQQDPVVSQVKLIAEPWDIGEGGYQVGNFPGLWTEWNGKYRDTVRDYWRGEPATLGEFASRLTGSSDLYEATGRRPSASINFVTCHDGFTLNDLVSYNEKHNAANGEDNRDGESHNRSWNCGVEGPTDDPQILALRGKQMRNILATLMLSQGTPMIAHGDEIGRTQQGNNNVYCQDSELSWMDWSLCETNGDLLEFTRKVVKFRKTHPVFRRRRFFEGKPIRTGTEARDIAWLTPAGKEMDPEDWETGLGQCVAVFLNGQAIPAPNERGERVVDDSFLLCFNSHDEVQDFVAPRSDYYAKEWTADLDTADPTGSTDFVVSAGEKISLQPHSVLVLRKTA, from the coding sequence ATGCCACCGTCGGAACCGGGGTCCGTGCCCACCGTCTGGCCGGGCGCCTCCTACCCGCTCGGCGCCACCTACGACGGTGCCGGGACGAACTTCTCACTGTTCTCCGAAGTCGCCGACCGGGTCGAACTGTGCCTGATCGGAAAGGACGGCCGAGAGCATCGGATCGACCTCGACGAAGTCGACGGTTACGTCTGGCACTGCTACCTGCCGACGGTGACACCGGGGCAGCGCTACGGCTTCCGGGTGCACGGCCCCTGGAGTCCCTCGTCCGGTCACCGCTGCGACCCGAGCAAGCTGCTACTGGACCCGTACGGCAAGTCATTTCACGGCGAGTTCGACTTCACCCAGGCACTGTTCTCCTACGACCTGGACGCTGACGATCTGGCCAGCGGTGGCGTGCCGCCCCAGGTCGACTCCCTCGGCAGCACCATGACCAGCGTCGTGATCAACCCGTTCTTCCAGTGGGGCTCTGACCGCGCTCCCCGCACCCCGTATCACGAGACGGTGATCTACGAGGCTCATGTCAAAGGCATGACGCAGGTGCACCCCGGCATCCCCCAGGAACTGCGCGGCACCTATGCCGGCCTGGCGCACCCGGCGATCATCGATCACCTGAAGTCGTTGAACGTCACCGCAATCGAGTTGATGCCGGTCCATCAGTTCCTCCACGACCACAGGCTGTTGCAGCTGGACCTGCAAAACTACTGGGGCTACAACACCTTCGGCTTCTTCGCGCCGCACTCCCAGTACGCGGCGAACAAGCACGCCGGCGGCGCCGTAGCCGAGTTCAAGACGATGGTGCGCGCGTTCCACGAAGCAGGCATAGAGGTCATCCTCGACGTGGTGTACAACCACACCGCCGAAGGCAATCACCTCGGGCCGACGATCAACTTCCGCGGTATCGACAACGCCGCCTACTACCGACTGCTCGACGGCGACAACCGGTACTACAAGGATTTCACCGGTACCGGCAACAGCCTCAATGCCCGTCACCCCCACACGCTGCAGTTGATCATGGACTCGCTGCGGTACTGGGTGCTCGACATGCACGTCGACGGGTTCCGATTCGACCTCGCCGCGACGCTGGCCCGCGAGTTCTACGACGTGGACCGGTTGTCGGCGTTCTTCGATCTGGTTCAGCAGGACCCGGTGGTGAGCCAGGTCAAGCTCATCGCCGAACCGTGGGACATCGGCGAAGGCGGTTACCAGGTCGGGAACTTCCCAGGTTTGTGGACCGAATGGAACGGGAAGTATCGCGACACTGTGCGTGATTACTGGCGGGGCGAGCCCGCGACACTAGGCGAGTTCGCGTCCCGGCTGACCGGGTCGTCAGATCTCTACGAGGCGACGGGTCGACGCCCGAGCGCCAGCATCAACTTCGTCACCTGCCATGACGGTTTCACGCTGAATGACCTCGTGTCGTACAACGAGAAGCACAACGCAGCCAACGGCGAGGACAACCGCGACGGCGAGAGCCACAACCGGTCGTGGAACTGCGGCGTCGAGGGTCCCACCGACGACCCGCAGATCCTCGCTCTGCGCGGCAAGCAGATGCGCAACATCTTGGCCACGCTGATGCTGTCGCAGGGCACCCCGATGATCGCCCACGGCGATGAGATCGGCCGAACTCAACAGGGCAACAACAACGTCTACTGCCAGGACTCCGAACTGTCCTGGATGGACTGGTCGCTGTGCGAGACCAACGGCGACCTATTGGAGTTCACCCGCAAGGTGGTGAAGTTCCGCAAGACGCATCCGGTCTTCCGGCGGCGGCGGTTCTTCGAGGGAAAGCCGATCCGCACCGGCACCGAGGCCAGAGACATCGCCTGGCTCACCCCGGCAGGCAAGGAGATGGACCCCGAGGACTGGGAGACCGGCCTCGGCCAGTGTGTGGCGGTGTTCCTCAACGGACAGGCCATCCCGGCCCCCAACGAACGCGGCGAACGGGTTGTCGACGACTCCTTCCTGCTGTGCTTCAACTCTCACGACGAGGTCCAGGATTTTGTCGCGCCACGCAGCGACTACTACGCGAAGGAATGGACTGCCGATCTGGACACCGCGGACCCCACCGGCAGCACCGACTTCGTGGTGAGCGCCGGCGAGAAGATCTCGCTGCAGCCCCATTCGGTCCTCGTCCTACGCAAGACCGCCTGA
- the treY gene encoding malto-oligosyltrehalose synthase produces MRVTSTYRLQMRGPASGEAFTFADAEELVDYFAELGVSHLYLSPILTASEGSSHGYDVTDPTTVSAELGGPEGFRSLAEKAREAGLGIVVDIVPNHVGVDVPKQNRWWWDVLTHGRESSFSSYFDIDWALDPDGRIVLPVLGSDDDVADLVVDGDVLRLGDLQYPISPGTGTGTGSEVHDRQHYKLIGWRNGICGYRRFFSITSLAGLRQEDREVFDATHAEVGRWFAENLVDGIRIDHPDGLSDPAGYLAWLRELTGPDAWIVIEKILAVDEPLDPSLPVAGTTGYDVLRETGGLFVDPTGTESLTGLVESAGVDYSATPEIARGLKVAAVTDTLASELRRLCRAIVAATGRDHPRLPDAVAALLSHIGVYRSDYLTLPSVLPVAIGETTSRHPELAEPLSLLVAAQTVGSEVSVRLQQLCGAATAKAMEDCLFYRDARLVSLNEVGGEPEHFGVSAAEFHQRAADRAALWPTAMATLTTHDTKRGEDVRARIGVLSQVPSLWGELVQGWERIAPSPDAVTGLFLWQNIFGVWPTDGTVSAELRDRLHGYTEKAIREAALQTTWNDPDEQFETAVHTWLDSVLDGPVASELTATVSRLDQHARGDALGQKLIALTAPGVPDVYQGTELWEDSLVDPDNRRPVDYPARRDALAAMEHPKISVVRAALQLRRERPDTFLAGGYRPVPAEGTAAEHIVSFRRGDDVMVVASRWTVRLADSGWDDTTLTVPEGEWTDVLTGITHRGQTPAAELFGELPVALLVRADA; encoded by the coding sequence ATGAGAGTGACATCCACCTACCGACTGCAGATGCGCGGCCCGGCCAGCGGCGAGGCGTTCACCTTCGCCGACGCCGAGGAACTGGTCGACTATTTCGCCGAACTGGGCGTCTCGCATCTGTACCTGTCCCCTATCCTCACCGCATCCGAAGGCTCCAGCCACGGGTACGACGTGACCGACCCGACCACGGTGTCTGCCGAACTCGGTGGGCCCGAAGGCTTTCGGAGCCTCGCCGAGAAAGCGCGGGAGGCGGGACTGGGCATTGTCGTTGATATCGTGCCGAACCACGTCGGCGTCGACGTCCCCAAGCAGAACCGGTGGTGGTGGGATGTCCTGACCCACGGACGCGAGTCGTCGTTCTCCTCGTACTTCGACATCGACTGGGCGCTGGATCCCGACGGCCGGATCGTGTTGCCCGTTCTGGGTTCCGACGACGATGTCGCCGACTTGGTCGTCGACGGTGACGTGCTGCGACTCGGCGACCTGCAGTACCCGATCAGTCCGGGCACCGGCACCGGCACCGGGTCGGAAGTGCATGACCGGCAGCACTACAAGTTGATCGGCTGGCGCAACGGCATCTGCGGCTATCGGCGCTTCTTCTCGATCACGTCCCTGGCGGGCCTGCGACAGGAGGACCGGGAGGTCTTCGACGCCACCCACGCCGAGGTCGGTCGCTGGTTCGCCGAGAACCTGGTCGATGGAATACGAATCGACCACCCGGACGGATTATCGGATCCCGCAGGCTATCTGGCGTGGCTGCGGGAACTCACCGGACCGGACGCCTGGATCGTCATCGAGAAGATCCTCGCCGTCGACGAGCCGCTGGACCCCAGCCTGCCCGTGGCGGGCACCACCGGGTACGACGTGCTGCGCGAGACGGGCGGCCTCTTCGTCGATCCCACCGGCACCGAATCGCTCACCGGCTTGGTCGAGTCGGCCGGAGTCGACTATTCGGCCACCCCGGAGATCGCTCGCGGACTCAAGGTCGCGGCTGTCACCGACACGCTCGCAAGCGAACTGCGACGGCTGTGCCGGGCGATCGTTGCGGCGACCGGCCGCGACCACCCCCGGCTTCCCGACGCGGTGGCCGCGCTGCTGAGCCATATCGGCGTGTACCGGTCGGACTACCTGACGCTGCCGTCGGTGTTGCCCGTCGCGATAGGCGAAACCACCTCCCGGCATCCGGAACTTGCGGAACCGCTGTCGCTTCTCGTGGCGGCGCAGACCGTGGGATCCGAGGTGAGTGTGCGACTGCAGCAACTGTGTGGTGCCGCAACGGCGAAGGCGATGGAGGACTGCCTGTTCTACCGCGACGCCCGGTTGGTGTCGCTCAACGAAGTCGGAGGCGAGCCAGAGCATTTCGGCGTGAGCGCAGCGGAGTTCCACCAACGCGCCGCCGACCGCGCGGCACTGTGGCCGACGGCGATGGCCACGCTGACCACCCACGACACCAAACGCGGTGAGGACGTCCGCGCCCGCATCGGCGTGCTCTCACAGGTTCCGTCCCTGTGGGGCGAACTCGTGCAGGGCTGGGAGCGCATCGCCCCGTCACCCGACGCCGTCACCGGACTCTTCCTGTGGCAGAACATCTTCGGGGTCTGGCCCACCGACGGAACGGTGAGCGCGGAGCTTCGGGACAGACTGCACGGTTACACGGAGAAGGCGATTCGTGAGGCTGCGCTGCAGACCACGTGGAACGATCCCGACGAGCAGTTCGAGACTGCGGTACACACCTGGCTCGACTCGGTGCTCGACGGCCCCGTCGCCTCGGAGCTGACCGCCACGGTGTCCCGACTCGACCAGCACGCGCGCGGCGACGCCCTCGGCCAGAAACTCATCGCGCTCACCGCCCCCGGTGTGCCCGACGTCTATCAGGGCACCGAACTCTGGGAGGACAGCCTGGTCGATCCGGACAACAGGCGTCCCGTCGACTACCCGGCCCGTCGCGACGCGCTCGCCGCCATGGAGCACCCGAAGATCAGCGTCGTCCGCGCGGCGCTGCAACTGCGGCGCGAGCGACCCGACACGTTCCTCGCCGGTGGGTACCGACCGGTGCCCGCCGAGGGCACCGCCGCCGAGCACATCGTGTCGTTCCGGCGAGGTGACGACGTGATGGTCGTTGCCAGTCGGTGGACCGTCCGGCTGGCCGACAGCGGCTGGGATGACACCACTTTGACCGTGCCCGAAGGAGAATGGACCGACGTGCTGACCGGTATCACCCATCGTGGTCAGACCCCTGCCGCAGAGCTGTTCGGAGAGCTGCCCGTCGCGCTGCTGGTGCGCGCCGATGCCTGA